The following nucleotide sequence is from Hemitrygon akajei unplaced genomic scaffold, sHemAka1.3 Scf000042, whole genome shotgun sequence.
ctgtgtctgacccgggagtgtgtgatgggacggtgtggagggagattcactctgtgtctgaccccgagaatgtgttatgggacggtgtagagtgagcttcactctgtgtctgtccgcaACAGCGTGTAATTTGACAGTGAGCAGCGTGCAGTCTGAACCCATAAGTGTGTGATGGCgccgtggagagagagagcgcctCAGTCTGTGTCTGCCCCGGGTGTGTAGGATGTAACAGTgtaagggagtttcactcagtttTTGACCCTGGATTCTGTGATAGGACATTGTTAAAGGAGACTTCCTCAGTCTGGCAACGGGTTGCGTGATTGGTAATTGCGGAGGAAGCCAAAtcctgtgtctcaccccgggactgtgtgacggGGAGGTGTGGATAGAAATTCTATTTGTGTCTGTGATAGGATGGCTGGAAGGAGCTTGTAACTAACTCTTGAAGATTGAGATGGAACGGTGTTGAGGGAACTTCAACTTGTGGCGGTCCCGCGAGTCTGTAATGGTGTGTCATAGAGGGTGATTCAATTTGAGTCTGACACAAGGAGAGTGTAATGGGACAGTACGAACGAACTTCATTttgagtctgaccacgggaatgcGTGATAGGAGGgtgtgagggagcttcactctgtgtctgacaccgggagtgtgtgatgggacggtgtggagggagattcactctgtgtctgaccccgggagtgtgtgatgggacggtgcggagggagcttcactctgtgtctaaccccgggagtctgtgatgggacggtgtggagggagcttcactctgtgtctgaccccgggagtgtgtgacgggacggtgtggagggagcttcactctgtgtctgactcagggagtgtgtgatgccacggtgtggagggagtttcactctgtgtaagACACCggtagtatgtgatgggacggtgtggagggagcttcactctgtgtctgacaccggaagtgtgtgatgggacggtgtggagggagattcactctgtgtctgacaccggaagtgtgtgatgggacggtgtggagggagactgatTTTACCTTATTCCTGCTTTTCAGAGGAAAATTGTTCCAAGGTTTTGGTCAGATATGGAGATCGTTGTTACTTTTTCTCCACCTTTGAGACATCTTACGATGGAGCTAGGGAATTTTGTTCAATCATTGATTCAAGTCTCCTGAAAATCAATTCAGAGGATGAAGCGGTAAGTGTCACACCACGAGAAAGACCTTAAGACCCTCGTGTCTGTTAAACGCCTCTCCACGACCAGCGCTGCGAGAATGTTCCAATCGCACACCAGTCTCTGTGAAATCAACACTTGTCAAACTCATCTCCCTGGAACacaccccttctcaccttaattcATGATTCTGTTATTAGATATTGCTACACTGAGGGTACAATACCCTCTGTCTTGTCTATCTGTGTCTCTCGTGATAAGATAAACAACTGTCAGGTGTTCCCTCAAACTCCCCAGCTCCAGAGAGCAGAAACCAAAGAGTTCCGTCCTGTGCTTAGAGATtttactctctaatccaggcagcgtcccagTGAAGACATTCTGTATCTCTCCAAAGACCCCGACACTCACCCtgtaaccataagaccataagacataggagtagaagtcggccattcggcccatcgactctggcccgccatttcatcatgagctgctccaatctcccatttagtcccattaccccccttctcaccataacctttgatgccctggctgctcagatacctatcaatctctgccttaaatggagccaatgacttggcctccactgccgcacgtggcaacaaattccatagattcaccactctctggctaaaaaaaaaaataaaaatcgcATCTTTGTTCGGAATGAgcgcccttcaatcctcaagtcatgccttctcgtactagactcccccaccatgggaaacaactttgccacatccactctgtccatgccttttaacattcgaaatctttctatgaggttccccctcttttttctaaactccaagagGTACAGTCCAAAAGCGGTTAAAccttcctcatgtgttaaccctatgattcccggaatcattctagtgaatcttttcGGAAcgctctccaacgccagcacatctgtaaataaggagcccaaaacagcacagtactccaagtgagatcttaccagtgccttacagagcctcaacatcacatccctgcttttataatGTATTTCTCCGGATATGAATGCCAAAATTTCATTCGCTTTCTTAACCACCGACTCAACGGAGGTTAACCGTAAGGgtgtcctgcacgaggactcccaagtaccgTAGTATCTCAGAACTttcaattttctcctcatttaaatAAAAAGCTGccggtttatttcttctaccttaGTGCGTgactatacactttccaacattgtagttcatttgctacttctttgcccattcccccaaactatccaagtctcgctgcagactctctgtttcctgagcactaccggcccctccacctatctttgtatcatcagtaaatgtaGCCATaaggccatctattccataatccaaatcctTGACATACAGCGTAGAAAGAAGCGGCCCCATCACGGACGCCTGTGTAACACCACGGTTAACCGGCATCCaatcagaatgggatccctttattaccactctctgtttcctgccaatcggCCAACGCTCGATCCACGtgtgtaactttcccgtaattccaggGGCTCTTATCTTTTTCAGCTGCATCAATTGCGGCACCTGGTCAAAGTCTTTCTGACAATCGAAATGCACAacgtccactgcatctcctttgtctagactacttgtaatttcctcaaaacatTGAAATAGGTTTGAGAAGACATATTCACACGGCTCCCACGTTTACCAGAATGATAAAAATAGTGGAGGTCCCGGTTTATCGACCATCACACGACCCTGAGTTAAGGAACAGATTGAAGCTTCCTCCATAccttcccatcagacactcccggggtcagacacagagtgaatctccctccacaccgtcccatcacacactcccggggtcagacacagagtgaatctccctccgcaccgtcccatcacacactcccgggatcagacacagagtgaatctccctccacaccgtcccatcacacactcccggggtcaggcacagagtgaatctccctccacaccgtcccatcacacactcccgcggtcaggcacagagtgaatctccctccaaaccgtcccatcacacactcccggggtcagacacagagtgaatctccctccacaccgtcccatcacaaaatcccggggtcagacacagagtgaatcaccctccgcaccgtcccatcacatcctcccggggtcagacacagagtgaatctccctccacaccgtcccatcgcacacttccgggatcagacactggGTGAttttccctccacacagtcccatcgcacatccccctggtcagacacagtgtgaatgtcCCTTCAGcgagtcccaacacacactcccggggtcagactcgaaGTGAGTCTCCTCCACACCTTCCTACCACATATTTCCAGGATCAGACACACCGCCGTATCACACACTCAtgtcgtcagacacagagacctccctccatacggtctcaTCAAACAcgactggggtcagacactgagtgaggctccctccacaccttgcCATGTCATTCTCCTGGGGTGCGACAGAGAATTaagatccttccacaccatcccttcACACTCTTCAGGGGTCAGATATACAGTGACGCTCCTTAAATTTTACTCGAATTCAATCATTAATGATAGCTCtttaatttcacagaattttGTTAACAAAGCTGTCCACGACCAAGGCAGTTCAtattggattggaaaatgcgaagaCGGGTGAGATTTGGGATCTTGCAAGTTTCTGAGAAGAGAGCTGTCGTGGGATTGATATTGGCTGCGAAAAGGgagtgggcagtgggattagtttgggacggACACGGGTTGCTAGAGGGAGTGGGAATTGCtattagtttgtggactgacaaGAGCTGTGGGAAGAGTATGGAGAATCGGGGCATTTTGGAGACTGAGAAGGTTCTGCGGGGAGGGTGTGGGCATTGGAATTTGTTTGGGGACGGGCTGTTGGTAGAGAGGTTATCGGtgaattaatttggggactgacgtgGACTGTGGGAACTGATTGGGAAGTGGGAGTGTTTTGGTGATTGTCACAGATCTGCAGGGAGACGTTTGGGCGGTGGGATCATTTTGTGGACGAGTACGGTCTGTGGGTAAAGTATGGGAAGTACGGGGATTCTTGAGACAGACACGGAGCCGTGGGGTGCGGGTGGAGCTGTGGGGTTATTTTGGGATCTGACACAGGTTCTGGGAGAGACCAAGGCAGTGGTAGTACTTTGGGGACTGTCGCAAATCTGTGGATGGGTATAttgtcagtgggattagtttggacaTTGACAGAGGTCTGTGGGAAGAGGGTGGGAAGTGCGAGTGTTTTGGTTTCTTGGTCTCGAACAAGAAGGCTTGACAGTGCGATTATTCCCGGGACTagtacggggctgtggggagtgagtgggaagtGCGAGTGTTTTGGGGACCGACAGTCCTCTgcagagagagtggggcagtgtgtGTACTTTGGACTGACACTGATCTTTGGGGTGACAGTGGGAAGGCAGGGTATTTTGGGATATACAACAGGCCTGTGTGGAGAAAGTGAAGCAGTGGGAATATTTTGGAGATTGACATTGTGCCTTGGGGTATTTTTAGCCTGTGGGGATCAGTTGGGGCACTGGGATTATTCTGGGTTCTGACACCGGTCTGTGGGTAGAGGGTGGGACATGGTATTAATtccgggactgacacagggtggCATGGAGCGTGGGGGTCACTGTGAGTAATCTGGATACTGGCTCAGGGCTGTGCTGGGAAAGTGGGATAGTGGGAGATTTTGAAGTCTGCCACAGGTCAATGGTGAGGGAGTGTGTCTGTGATttaggggactgacacagggctgtctgCTGGAGGTGCGTTGTCCCTTTTGAACTTGTTTACCCCTCCTTGTCAGGAAAGTGGCCTCAAATGTCGTGTACAAGAAGATCGCTGGGAAGCCTGAATGCGGTAAATGTAAATCCAGTCAGGATCATAGATGCAAAAATGATCAGCAccgtttcatctgtgagaagtctcCACCTTTGTGCCCGGATATTCCTGCAAAGATCCGGGATCTCTGTCAACAGGCCGTGGAGCCGACTTGAATCAAATGACAACACCttatttctctatctctctctccgaATCTCACTAACCCATTCTCTCTTCCCCTCGCCCCTACCCTATTCTCCTCCCTCCTTCTATCGCTGCTTTACTCGCCATCTCGCCTTCTCTTTACCCTCATTccaaactctctctctcatcctcatCCCCTTCTACCTCACCTATTACAACCCTATTTTCCTTCCTCTCTCTTTCTTGCCTCCCTCTCCTCCAACTCTTCTCTCTTCTCTTCACACTCTCTCCCCCGATTCTCTAcatcctctctgcccctctcttcCCATCCCACTCTTTCATTTATCTAAACCCACTCCATCTCCCTTTTCTCTTTCCAGCTAATCTCACCTCAATCATGTCACTGATGTTCTCGATACCCCAGCCCTGGGGAAATAGAGCGCACGCATTCGCCTTATCTCTCTCCCTCgtggttttatacacctctgtaagttCACCGAATCAAGCCTAAAAATTCCCGTCCTTGCTTCATAAATCCATCCCTTGTATCCCGGCAGCATCCTCGAAAGTCTCTCGCTGCAGTTTTTCCAGCTCAGCGGCATATTTCCCTTAGCAGGGCGACCAGATCTGAACACCGTGCTCCAAATCTGGCCTGACCTACGTCTTGTACAATTGCAACGTGACCTGAGACtcccgtactcagtgtcctgactgatgaagcccAGCGCGTCAAATGTCCTGTCCAGCTGCATCGCATGATTTCTGCCGGATTCACagtctgttttattatctgtgaCTTATACCACCTGGGATTTGGTCTTTTAAAGGATCAGCAGGGAGCAAATTTATAAAATGTATATAAAATCCAAAAAGCTAATAAATGCCGCAAAAATGTGGAGGTGTTACTGATGCGTTCAAGAAtatgctggtgggggaggggaagaaggtgttcctgggtCATTCATATTGCGGGCTGCTGTGCCTCATTCCCGATGGTAGAAATGAACAGGGAGCCTGTCCCCGGGTGTGCGGTCTCAGTGATGGATGCAGCTTCTCCATCTTGAGTCCGCCCCGCTCTGCCGCCTCTGGCGACATCGTGCGTTGCAGCTCCACACTAGGCGGCGATGCAAcaagtcaatgaaagaccaaatcTTATCAAACTCCTGACCTTGCAATCCCGTCACGAGAGGGTTATGGACGGTTGGGATGTTGATGAAGTCAATTGCTGAAACTTAGACTGGAAATAGACCAGACGACACTAACGAAACCAAAGGTAAATTCGCAGGCTGCAGGACGGGAAATGGATCTCCTACGGTTGAGCACAGAGTGTTCGGCACGAGGCCTTTAACCGCAGACATTTCGTGAAAGTGTATTACAGggcaataattggcagtctgagGCTTAAAGGGTATCCAGACTCCGGCGAAGGGCCGTGCCGAAACTGGGATGCCTGTACCACTTCAGTCGGGAGCATGATACTTTAGTGTTTGCATGAATGTGTTGGACCGAGGATAGATCCACTGATATGCTGACATCCTTGTCGTGAACCTCCTTTCAAACATCTCTAATGTAAGCTCATCTGGCTGGATTATGTAAGAGGCCAAACCAGCTTACAATATCCCAAATAAGACATCACAGGTGCCTTAAAATAAAATACTTCCTCTGGAAATCAATGCTAGCCttgtatttgccttccacaccaccgaCTCCTCAGACAATCCAGACTGTTGCTCGACAGAGGATTTCAGTGCCCTCCCAGGTACATCATCGGAACCcgatgccttgcgagggttcacccaccTGAAGGATCATTCCTACATCTGTCTtcgagacagaggtcacagaagAGAAGGGGGCGAGCAGAGCCGAACAAGGCGCCCCTCTCCTATCTCTTGTTCAACTGCAACGTGACTTCCCAACTCGTGTACTTACTCAAACACCACGAGTCCACCGTGTCCTCCCTCCACTTCACCCTTATTGATTTACGTCAACCATCCGTCCTCTAAAATCCTCCCCGTCTCCGTGACTGTCTCCATCTTCTGCACAACCCCGCGGTCCAATAGCCCAGTCCCCTCCATTCACCTCTTGCCCGTCTCCATGTTCCCCTCACTGTTCCACACTTAGCCAGTCTCTGTCAACACCAGCAGTCCCTGCACCCTTCCTTGTCTTCCTTCCTCCCCTACGATCCACTTCGTCGTCGACCCTCCCTCCGAGTCGACCATCCTCGTCACCGTCAGCCACGACTTCCCTTACAGCCCTCCCCGTCTCCGCCACCGCCATCTTCTTCTAAACATCCTGTCTCCATCAACCCTCTCTCCGCTACACTCCGTGGAGTCTCCGTTATATCCTCCTTCCCCAACTCCActccccgtctccctgacccgctccATCCCCTGCAGGTCCTCCACGGTTCcattaaccctctccctcctcctcacgTCTCCAGCTCTCCGTTTATATGGAATTctggggaggaagggggagaggttGCGTCGTTTGTTACACCACCCAgctcacttccaccggatatcgatgtCTCGGTTCTGAGCCTCTGCACTCTTCTGTGTGGACAGGCCGAAAGTTTGGTTCGTTAACACTTCAGCCCATTGACTGATATCTCACCACCACCTCCGTTCTCCCACCAAAACCACCCTCTCTTCCAATTCTCTCCTATTCCAAACGTATcctctgaacacaaacacatatacATTCTCCGAGCCGGACTCACAATTCAAGACTTCAGGAACGGCGGAGTTCTGGGGattggagagagggaaggagcttCTGAACATGGGAGTTTCTGAAGGGACCCAGGCGGAATAGGCTTCATTTTGTGCCTGAACCCGGGTGTGCGTGATAGGACGGTCTACAGAAAGCGTCAGCCAGTGTCTAAGTTCAGGGGTTTGTGACGCgtcggtatggagggagtttcgatCTGCGTCTGACAACAGGAGTGTGAAATGGGTCAGTGTTGAGGgagctccactctgtgtctgaactcgggagtgtttgatgggaaggtgtgtagggagcttcacactttgacagaccacgggtgtgtgtgattaaacagtatggagggagtttcagtacttgtctgacaacgggagtgtgtgatgggacagtgtgcagggagattcactctgtgtctgaccacgggagtatatgatgggacggtgtggagggagattccctttgtgtctggccccgggagtatATGATGcaacggtgtgcagggagattcgctctgtgtctgaccccgggagtatatgatgggacggtgtgcagggagattcgctctgtgtctgaccccggagtatATGACGGGGCGGTAGATTCATTCAGTGTCTGATCCAAGGAGTGTGCAATTGGGTTCACAGTGACTAGTGATTGGCAAAACAGCAGTTCAAAGGTATGTTGTCCAAGAGGGAGAAGCGATATTTTCTGTACGAAACACTGAAGGACAAAATGGGAACACAGCAAGATTGGGGAATGTAGAATCTGTGGAGGGAGCTTTTCACTCAAtgtttgaatgtgtgtgtgtgtgtgtgtgtgtgtgtgtgtgtgtgtgtgtgtgtgtgtgtgtgtgtgtgtgtgtgtgtgtgtgtgtgtgtgtgtgtgtgtgtgtgtgtgtgtgtgtgtgtgtgtgtgtgtgtgtgtgtgtttcggcGATGAGCCGGAACTGAAGGAAAGAAAGGCGAGAAATCGGATCAGAGTGGAATTTAGAGGGTTTATCTCTTTGAATCTCCAAGGAGGAGATTATCGGGACAGAGACGGCACAGAACTGTTGGTTGATTTGTTTTAgttgttttcagtttaattattgtttctttATTTATAATCGCAAAATCAGAGCAGTAGCAGTGTCTGGCAGGAGAGTTGAATACTCCTTtgcgagatgtgggaaggcagggagaactCAAGAGCTCCTGACAGCTTCACCCGtgagaaggtcatccagctgcacttTCTAACACTCTGCGTTACAGAGTTGGAACtggactggaggaactcgggatcattcgggaagctgcgggcgtgatagggaggacatacagagaggtaTTTATAGGTGTAAGATACAGGAAtctgggtgacagacaggagGTTGAAAGTGGTTAAGCAGCCAAAACCAGTGCAGAGACCCcctgtggccaacccgctcaataacaggtagaccactttggatacttctggatgggaggagacaggtacaaatgaccaagcaggggaaagtctcaccggtcaggtctttggcactgactatggttctgtggctcagcagggaagggggtGAGATGTGGCGAGCTGCATCGATAGAGTTGTCCTTGTTAGGTGAAATGGGAAATATGTTCTGTGGACGAGATCGAGATTCCTCGAAGGTTTGCGGTCTTTATAGTCGCCTGTATATAGTTAGTAAAAGGGAGCCggttctccaaacttatgtaggtgcaggtgtggccaaaattagaaagaacattcagtttaaaatgtgCCTGAAGAGTTAGGTTTGGAACGAAGTATTTAGATATGTTTATGACTGGGCTCTCTTCCTCGGAAAGTGCGACCCCTACAGATGAGACGGTTTTATTTCATTTCAATTgaattcaatttaagtttaattgCAATTCCATCACACATGAATGCCCATTAATACAGCCAGGACTACGCTGCTAAACACAACAGCAGCAGTCCCAAAACGGCACACAGCACACATAATATGTATacagtagaaacatagaacatggagtagtacagcacattacaggtccttcggttcacaatgttgtgctgaccctcaaaccctgcctcccatataaccgcccaccttaaattcctccgtatacctgtctagtaatctcttaaacttcactagtgtatctgcctccaccactgactcaggcagtgcattccacgcaccaaccactctctgagtgaaaaacctttctctaatatcccctttgaaattCCCTCCTCTTAAATTAAAGctacgtcctcttgtactgagcagtggtgccctggggaagaggcgctggctgtccactctgtctattcctcttaatatcttgtacacctctaccatgtttcctgtcatcctccttctctccaaagagtaaaccccaagcttccttaatctctgatcataatccatactctctaaatcaggcagcatcctggtacatctcctctataccctttccaatgcttccacatccttcctatagtgaggtgaccagaactggacacagtactccaagtgtggcctaaccagagttttatagagctgcatcattacatcgcgtctcttaaactctgaccctcgacttatgaaagctgacCTGTGAGGCAAccttcaggaatctgtggacatgtaccccaaggttcctctgcacctccacactaccaagtatcctgccatttactttgtactctgcattggagtttgtccttccaaagtgtaccacctcacacttctctgggttgaactcctttTGCCACTGCTcggcccacttctgcatcctatcaatgtctctctgcaatcttcggcaATCctgtacactatctacaacaccaccaacctttgtgtcgtctgtaaTCTTGCCAAACCACCCTTCTACCGCCACAACcatgtcgttaataaaaatcacgaaaagtagaagtcccagaacagatccttgtggggcaCCTCTCGTCAcagccctccaatccgaatgtactccctgcaCCAAAACcgtctgccttctgcaggcaaaccaattctaaatcgacctggccaaacttccctggatcccatgccttctggctTTCTGAAaaaagcctaccgtgtggaaccttgacaaatgccttactaaaatccgtgTAGAtcgcatccactgcactaccctcatctatatgcctggtcacctcctcaaagaactctatcagtctTGTTAGGCAcggtctgcccttcacaaagacatgctgactgtccctgatcagacaatgattttctaaatgcccatagatcctatctctaagaatcttttccaacagctttcccatcacagacgtaaggctcactggtatATAATTAGCCGGacaatccctactaactttttagaacaagggaacaacattcgactgcctccagtcctccggtaccattcttgtggacaacgaggacataaatatcctagccagagactcagcaatctcttccctcacctcgtggagcagcctggggattattccgtcaggccccgggaacttatccgtcctaatgtattttaacaactccaacaccttctcTCCGTTAATATCAACATACTGCAGAACATCGACCTCACTCATATTGACCttaccgtcatcaagttccctctcattgattAATACCGACGAGAAGTATTCATTGTGGACCTCGCTCacctccacagcctccaggcacatgttcccacttttatctctaatcggtcctaccattactcttgtcatccttttgttcttcacataattgaagaatgacttggggttttcctttaccctactcgccaaggctttctcatgaccccttcctgctcttctcagccccttcttaagcttctttcttgctaccctgTATTCCTCAATAAacctatctgatccttgcttcctaaacctcatgtatgctgtcttcttccacctgactagatttttcaCTTCACTTGTTAcctatggttccttcaccctaccattctttacctTCTTCACCGGGaccaatttatccctaacatcctgcaagatatgcatagtacatttccctgcaagaaACATCATCCctattcacacccgcaagttctagccttatagcct
It contains:
- the LOC140720421 gene encoding oxidized low-density lipoprotein receptor 1-like isoform X1 gives rise to the protein MYEDKTYVNVKFAKTDPQSPSNDGMGSERPTRRDRSDPSIWLTCLLTAALIITGICWRIHVSQIRHCNITSDRNCHGLNSTVESKLSALNSNLSHLKRMHSELRHRFKEMETKYRYVNQAKAQICELLTSRREENCSKVLVRYGDRCYFFSTFETSYDGAREFCSIIDSSLLKINSEDEANFVNKAVHDQGSSYWIGKCEDGKVASNVVYKKIAGKPECGKCKSSQDHRCKNDQHRFICEKSPPLCPDIPAKIRDLCQQAVEPT